Within Populus trichocarpa isolate Nisqually-1 chromosome 6, P.trichocarpa_v4.1, whole genome shotgun sequence, the genomic segment TGAGCCACTTGTGCCCTTCAAAGATGTGCCTAATGCAGAGAAGATGAATCTCTTTGTGAGCAAAGTAAGCCTTTGCTGTGTAACTTTTGATTTCAGCGACCCAAGTAAGAACACGCTTGAAAAGGATGTGAAGAGGCAAACTTTACTTGAACTAGTTGATTTTGTGGCTTCTGGGTCTATGAGATTTAGTGAACCTGCCATTTTAGCTATGTGTAGAATGTGTGCTGTTAATTTGTTTAGGGTGTTTCCGCCGTATTATAGGTCCAATTTGAGTAGTGTTGGCGAGAATGATGATAACGATGACCCAATGTTCGATCCTGCATGGCCACACTTGCAAATTGTGTATGATTTGTTGCTTAGATTTATCAATTCCACTTGCTTAGATGCTAAAGTTGCAAAGAAGTACATAGACCATTCGTTTATATTGAGACTGCTTGATTTGTTTGACACGGAGGATCCGAGAGAAAGGGATTGTTTAAAGACTATATTGCATAGGTCTTATGGGAAGTTCATGGTGCACAGGCCTTTTATTCGAAAGTCTCTGAGCAATATATTTTATCGGTTTGTGTTTGAGACCGAGAAGCATAATGGGATTGCGGAGTTGTTGGAGATTTTTGGGAGTATAATTAGCGGGTTTGCCTTGCCCTTGAAAGAGGAGCACAAGATTTTCTTGTGGAGGGTCTTGATTCCTCTGCATAAGCCGAAGTCTGTGGGGGTTTACTTTCAGCAGTTGTCGTATTGCGTGTTACAATTTATTGAGAAGGAGCCCAGGTTGGCCAGTGTGGTAATAAAGGGGATACTGAAATACTGGCCAATAACTAATAGCCAGAAGGAGGTAATGTTCCTGGgcgagttggaagagattctGGAAGCAATTAGCATGGTGGAGTTCCAAAAGGTCATGGTTCCATTGTTCTGGCGGATTGGATGCTGCATTAATAGTTTCCACTTCCAGGTACTTACCATTTGCCCTGCCCTTGAGGTTTAGTATGGTTTGCTGGTTCTTTTTCTTGTGATATAATGCTTTAAAATGTCATAATCTGTTAAAACTGAAATGAACTCTTGAAGTGTGGACTAATGCTATGCTTCAGGAGATGTCTCCTGATCTGGCATTGATTACTATCTGTGATTTTTCTGGGTTGATGTCATAATGTATGCATGCATGATTTGTTATGCTAGCTTAGGAGCTTTGACCACGAGATGCTGAATGTAATTTTCACTTTATCATGTTCTATGAGTGTTAGGAACCCTATGGATACAGCACCAAGTTCAGATACTAATTCATTTTGTGTTTGATATGGCACCAAGTTTTATTTGAGTAAATCTTAGTTTTGGAATTTTTAGAATTGGGTTTGTGGTCAGCATGACAGTAGAATGACCATAAACTTTCCACGTCCCAGGGCTTCTCGGGGCTCTTTAGGGAGATGAGGCAGTACTTCAGAGTGATGATGTTAGTACTCCTGTTTACAATAGCACTCTCCTTCTCACTCTCCATTTCTTACCATCCCCCCTATTAAAAGTGGAGTGCTATTATAAACAAATGCAATGCTAACTCAATCTTCCCTTTTGGGCTTCAATGTCATTCAGTTCATAAGAAATTACATACCCTGCATCTTGTTTGAATGCCTTGTGAATagaaattttcttgaaatgcaAGCTTTGGACTCAATTTGAGTTTCTAATGCCATGTACAGGAGTGAATCAGGGTAGGATAGAAAGTGAGTAGATacaaagcaaaaggaaaaaaaatgtattttctttctcttgtttgTATGAAGTGAAAATAAGAGGGAAAGATAATGGAAAGAAAGTAACTTTTCCTTGTTTGGAAACCAAATAAATAAGGTGAAAATACTCACTAGCAATTTTTAGTCAATGTTGAACAAGtaatttacttttcaataaaaaaatttcctttcactttctctcttttgGAGAAAACGTGTTTCGTGGGCCATGAGGTAATTTCTCCTCATAATCACATGCCtctattttctttctcctttccaGACAAGCGAATATACCTTTCCTGTGTACTTTTcttcctctcattttttttttgggttttgagaGTAAAAGAACGGGGAAGGAAGAACGTCTCACTCCTTTGTTTGGGAGATGGAAGAAAATGGAGACAGTTAAACGGGGAGAAAACTTTCCCTTTGGGCCCATAAAACCCACTCTCCCCCCATTTAGGGAGAGGATGAGTGGAAAATTTTGttcaaagaattaaattgaCAAATTTACTCTTGATTCTAAGTACAATACTTTGATCACATGAAAAGTAAAGGATGCTATAGTAAATTTAATCCCAGCATTTACCTTCCCTCCTTTCTCCTCATTTCAACAAAGGAAAGtagctttttctcttttcattccTCTCACCCTGAAGATAAGGACAGCCATTTTCCTTCATGTTTTGGTTCCCCAAATCTTCTTTGAACTCCCCCAAACCAAGCATAAGTGTTTCAAGAGCAATATCTCCTCCGCATTCCATAACAATggaccttttctttttggttttagcAGCCCGTCCTCTGTTTACTTTGATCAGTCATGTATAAATTAATAGGCATCATAAGACTGGTAGTGGCTGCTTtgatactttaattttttcactcaGACTTAATTTAGAGCAAAATTACAAACATGCAGCCTCTTCCAATAGAATTTTATGTCTTCACCTGGGAGGATTTTTTCTAGCGTTGTTAAAGGTATAATTAAGGTATAATTGAATGGGCGAGAGAATCCAGCTATTTTGCGTGAAGTTTTTTTGTCTAAGGTCAGGAAGGGGTACAGGGGCTCATTTGTTATCTTCAAATTTCTAAGATGGAAATTCCTCCTTTTCCTATC encodes:
- the LOC18100676 gene encoding serine/threonine protein phosphatase 2A 57 kDa regulatory subunit B' kappa isoform translates to MLRQILSKLPKKSSKTDSAESTRLESPLTQQRSNGSTAGLGKSSSGPKRTSSVVFPASVVAGIEPLVPFKDVPNAEKMNLFVSKVSLCCVTFDFSDPSKNTLEKDVKRQTLLELVDFVASGSMRFSEPAILAMCRMCAVNLFRVFPPYYRSNLSSVGENDDNDDPMFDPAWPHLQIVYDLLLRFINSTCLDAKVAKKYIDHSFILRLLDLFDTEDPRERDCLKTILHRSYGKFMVHRPFIRKSLSNIFYRFVFETEKHNGIAELLEIFGSIISGFALPLKEEHKIFLWRVLIPLHKPKSVGVYFQQLSYCVLQFIEKEPRLASVVIKGILKYWPITNSQKEVMFLGELEEILEAISMVEFQKVMVPLFWRIGCCINSFHFQVAERALFLWNNDQIINLIAHNRLVILPIIFPALEKNAHNHWNPGVLNLTLNIRKMFSEMDDALYLACLDQLKEDEEKLSLLAEQRKEAWQRLEYAASLKPMTGNTAVLVTPLATSMTC